In one Streptomyces sp. NBC_01241 genomic region, the following are encoded:
- a CDS encoding Clp protease N-terminal domain-containing protein: protein MFERFTKSARTTVTGAVAHAERADAESVTEEHLLLALLDQHSGRASFAITSLGLADRRAAVEAELVTARRRGGLTRADADALADIGIDVAEIVARVEEVHGEGALDRGRRRGSGRRPFTRGSKDVLAKTLRIAVGRGDRFIGEEHLLLALTACPGAVADVLAAHGATYESVNRALYGGGDAGGGGGDAGPSGV, encoded by the coding sequence ATGTTCGAACGATTCACCAAGAGTGCCCGGACGACCGTGACCGGCGCCGTGGCCCATGCCGAACGGGCCGACGCCGAATCGGTCACCGAGGAACATCTGCTGCTCGCCCTGCTGGATCAGCACAGCGGCCGGGCCTCCTTCGCCATCACCTCGCTGGGCCTCGCCGACCGCCGCGCGGCGGTCGAGGCCGAGCTGGTCACCGCGCGCCGCCGCGGCGGGCTGACCCGGGCCGATGCGGACGCGCTCGCCGACATCGGCATCGATGTCGCCGAGATCGTCGCCCGGGTCGAGGAAGTCCACGGGGAAGGCGCGCTGGACAGGGGCCGGCGGCGCGGGTCGGGGCGTCGTCCGTTCACCCGCGGGTCGAAGGATGTCCTGGCGAAGACACTGCGGATCGCGGTGGGGCGCGGCGACCGCTTCATCGGCGAGGAGCACCTGCTGCTGGCGCTCACCGCCTGCCCCGGTGCGGTCGCCGACGTACTCGCCGCCCACGGTGCGACGTACGAGTCGGTGAACCGCGCGCTGTACGGGGGCGGGGATGCGGGCGGGGGCGGGGGTGACGCCGGCCCGTCCGGCGTCTGA
- a CDS encoding PadR family transcriptional regulator, with protein sequence MAPVFAHGRLRLYLLKLLDEAPRHGYEVIRLLEERFQGLYAPSAGTVYPRLAKLEAEGLVTHVTEGGRKVYSITDAGRAELAGRTGELADLELEIRESVSELATEIRDDVRGAAGKLRSEMRAAAHETRQTSTGSTGGRGDRDFPFGDFTDFGDKESWRAAKEELRKAKQEWKEQARRAKDESRRAREDAQQARRQAKEAQEKAREQMQNAARQVQEHFARGDWPSGVREGLAEITGQLGNFARTGSWPPYIKPEPADADPEWGKDTAHTGDPARDLDRLLDRFRDDIRDAARDRGVTEEQLTEARRHLSTAAAHIGALLRKDDGGER encoded by the coding sequence ATGGCCCCCGTATTCGCCCACGGCCGCCTCCGCCTCTATCTGCTGAAGCTGCTCGACGAGGCCCCTCGCCATGGCTACGAGGTGATCCGGCTCCTGGAGGAGCGTTTCCAGGGGCTGTACGCGCCTTCGGCGGGCACGGTCTATCCGCGGCTGGCCAAGCTGGAGGCCGAGGGCCTCGTCACCCATGTCACCGAGGGCGGTCGCAAGGTCTACTCGATCACCGACGCGGGCCGCGCCGAACTGGCGGGCCGCACGGGCGAGCTGGCCGATCTGGAGCTGGAGATCAGGGAGTCCGTCTCCGAACTGGCCACCGAGATCCGGGACGACGTCCGCGGCGCCGCCGGGAAGCTGCGCAGCGAGATGCGGGCCGCGGCGCACGAGACCCGGCAGACCTCCACCGGTTCCACCGGCGGCCGGGGCGACCGGGACTTCCCCTTCGGCGACTTCACGGACTTCGGCGACAAGGAGTCGTGGCGGGCCGCGAAGGAGGAGCTGCGCAAAGCCAAGCAGGAGTGGAAGGAGCAGGCCCGCCGGGCGAAGGACGAGTCCCGTCGCGCCCGCGAGGACGCCCAACAGGCCCGCCGTCAGGCCAAGGAGGCCCAGGAGAAGGCGCGCGAACAGATGCAGAACGCCGCCCGCCAGGTCCAGGAGCACTTCGCGCGGGGCGACTGGCCCTCGGGCGTACGGGAGGGGCTGGCCGAAATCACCGGCCAGCTGGGCAACTTCGCCAGGACGGGCAGTTGGCCCCCGTACATCAAGCCCGAGCCCGCCGACGCCGACCCGGAGTGGGGCAAGGACACCGCCCACACCGGCGACCCGGCCCGCGACCTGGACCGCCTGCTCGACCGCTTCCGCGACGACATTCGCGACGCGGCCCGGGACCGGGGCGTCACGGAGGAGCAGCTGACGGAGGCCCGCCGTCATCTGTCCACGGCGGCGGCCCACATCGGGGCACTGCTGAGGAAGGACGACGGCGGGGAGAGATGA
- a CDS encoding ABC transporter substrate-binding protein yields MTASTTRRTAAKSRIAAVGAIAVAGTMLLTACGDQTKSGNNSSESTKGSAAADLLPPEIKAKGVIKVGSDIAYPPVEFKDKSGKTVGIDPDLGAALGKELGVTFQFENGTFDTLITGLRSKRYDLAMSAMTDTKDRQEGVDSDTKKKVGEGVDFVDYFTAGVSIYTKKGDDQGIKTWADLCGKKIAVQRNTVSHDLAKAESKKCAGGKTIAMETFDNDLEAQTRLRSGGADAGSSDFPVAAYAVKTSGGGKDFQIVGEQVQAAPYGIAVAKGNDQLTKAIQAALDALIKSGEYGKIIAKWGVEAGAVTEAKLNGGS; encoded by the coding sequence ATGACCGCAAGCACCACTCGTCGTACGGCCGCGAAGTCCCGGATTGCAGCGGTCGGCGCCATCGCGGTCGCCGGCACCATGCTGCTGACCGCCTGCGGCGACCAGACCAAGAGCGGGAACAACAGCTCCGAGTCGACGAAGGGCTCCGCAGCCGCCGATCTCCTGCCGCCGGAGATCAAGGCCAAGGGCGTCATCAAGGTCGGCTCCGACATCGCGTACCCGCCGGTCGAGTTCAAGGACAAGTCGGGCAAGACGGTCGGCATCGACCCCGATCTGGGTGCCGCGCTCGGCAAGGAGCTCGGCGTGACGTTCCAGTTCGAGAACGGCACGTTCGACACGCTGATCACCGGCCTGCGCTCCAAGCGCTACGACCTGGCGATGTCGGCGATGACCGACACCAAGGACCGCCAGGAGGGCGTCGACTCCGACACCAAGAAGAAGGTCGGCGAGGGGGTCGACTTCGTCGACTACTTCACCGCCGGTGTCTCGATCTACACCAAGAAGGGGGACGACCAGGGGATCAAGACCTGGGCCGACCTCTGCGGCAAGAAGATCGCCGTCCAGCGGAACACCGTCTCGCACGACCTGGCCAAGGCCGAGTCCAAGAAGTGCGCCGGCGGCAAGACAATCGCCATGGAGACGTTCGACAACGACCTGGAGGCCCAGACCCGGCTGCGCTCCGGCGGGGCCGACGCCGGCTCGTCCGACTTCCCGGTGGCCGCGTACGCGGTGAAGACCTCGGGCGGCGGCAAGGACTTCCAGATCGTCGGCGAGCAGGTCCAGGCCGCCCCGTACGGCATCGCCGTCGCCAAGGGCAACGACCAGCTGACCAAGGCCATCCAGGCGGCCCTGGACGCACTCATCAAGAGCGGCGAGTACGGGAAGATCATCGCCAAGTGGGGCGTGGAGGCCGGCGCCGTCACCGAGGCCAAGCTGAACGGCGGATCCTGA
- a CDS encoding cellulase family glycosylhydrolase: MGSVLTSIVTSAVLAAGALAPAADARPAPPDRTGIPRLTDDEGRTLTLRGWSVADKANSGDQALTAIAETHFRDLHAKGFDFARLLIFWDDLEPRRGQYSTAYLRKIDRVLDWARKYDIRVVLDAHQDVFGPAFGSRGIPAWATRTDGLPFTPHPDDWFSEYFEPAVQRAFTHLYEDPDLQRAQAQMWKVVADRYAHHPAVLGYDLINEPMGELQEGEDLPTAARRIEARQLTPMYNRLARAIRSVDRSTWLFVEPTPAVGEGVPTGLGVIKDHRTVYAPHFYNTAMEAGADYDPSAGWIESYEAAVTTYPEQRHIPVVVGEWGPLNNTLPQMGRFYQDAMASLSRYTSGWAGWAWCYGGGYCALDKDGAFAKNKERTATPYAPAVAGTVHSDTYDDTTGVYRLSYTAGRRGSTEVSLPPTPGEWRVSVDGRATVRRHGGEVSVRAREGARVTVTVTQATRG; the protein is encoded by the coding sequence ATGGGCAGCGTACTCACCTCGATCGTCACTTCGGCCGTGCTCGCGGCGGGGGCCCTCGCCCCCGCCGCCGACGCACGGCCCGCACCACCGGACCGGACCGGCATCCCCCGCCTCACCGACGACGAGGGCCGCACCCTCACCCTGCGCGGATGGAGCGTCGCGGACAAGGCGAACAGCGGTGACCAGGCGCTGACCGCCATCGCTGAGACACACTTCCGCGATCTGCACGCGAAGGGCTTCGACTTCGCCCGGCTGCTCATCTTCTGGGACGACCTGGAGCCGCGCCGGGGCCAGTACAGCACCGCGTATCTGCGCAAGATCGACCGGGTCCTGGACTGGGCGCGGAAGTACGACATCCGGGTGGTGCTCGATGCCCACCAGGACGTCTTCGGCCCGGCATTCGGCAGTCGGGGCATCCCGGCCTGGGCGACCCGTACCGACGGTCTGCCCTTCACCCCGCACCCCGACGACTGGTTCTCCGAGTACTTCGAGCCCGCCGTGCAACGCGCCTTCACCCATCTCTACGAGGACCCCGATCTTCAGCGCGCCCAGGCGCAGATGTGGAAGGTCGTCGCCGACCGCTACGCGCACCACCCCGCCGTCCTCGGCTACGACCTGATCAACGAGCCGATGGGGGAGCTCCAGGAGGGGGAGGACCTGCCGACAGCTGCCCGGCGCATCGAGGCCCGCCAGCTCACCCCGATGTACAACAGGCTGGCCCGCGCAATTCGTTCGGTGGACCGCTCCACCTGGCTGTTCGTCGAACCCACCCCCGCCGTCGGCGAGGGTGTCCCCACCGGGCTGGGCGTGATCAAGGACCACCGGACCGTCTACGCACCGCACTTCTACAACACCGCGATGGAGGCGGGCGCCGACTACGACCCGTCGGCGGGCTGGATCGAGTCGTACGAGGCCGCCGTCACCACGTACCCGGAGCAGCGGCACATTCCGGTTGTCGTCGGCGAGTGGGGCCCATTGAACAACACACTTCCCCAGATGGGCCGTTTCTACCAGGACGCGATGGCCTCCCTGAGCCGCTACACCTCGGGCTGGGCCGGCTGGGCGTGGTGCTACGGCGGCGGTTACTGCGCGCTGGACAAGGACGGTGCGTTCGCGAAGAACAAGGAGAGGACCGCCACACCGTACGCACCTGCCGTCGCCGGAACCGTCCACTCCGACACGTACGACGACACCACCGGCGTCTACCGGCTCTCCTACACGGCGGGCCGCCGCGGCAGCACGGAGGTCTCCCTGCCGCCGACGCCCGGGGAGTGGCGGGTCTCGGTGGACGGCCGTGCCACGGTCCGGAGGCATGGGGGAGAGGTGAGTGTCCGTGCCCGCGAAGGGGCTCGCGTCACGGTCACGGTGACGCAGGCGACGCGCGGCTGA
- a CDS encoding class I SAM-dependent methyltransferase, with the protein MGFSLFRVLHGRFLVAETSTGTDWAAWQESWDRQQEWYMPDREERFRVMLDMVEAVVGPRPRVLDLACGTGSITDRLLKRFPEATSTGVDLDPALLAIARGHFDGDERVTFVTADLKDPDWAGQLPYESYDAVLTATALHWLHTEPLTALYRRIGGLVRDGGVFMNADHVIDTETPRINAAERAHRHAAMDRARAAGALDWTDWWALAAKAPVLAGPTAERYTIYGEHADGDMPSVRWHVDTLREAGFGEARAVWASPSDTLVLAVK; encoded by the coding sequence ATGGGCTTTTCCCTTTTCAGGGTATTACATGGGAGGTTCCTCGTGGCGGAGACATCGACAGGCACCGACTGGGCGGCCTGGCAGGAGAGCTGGGACCGCCAGCAGGAGTGGTACATGCCCGACCGTGAGGAACGGTTCCGGGTGATGCTGGACATGGTCGAGGCCGTGGTGGGCCCCCGGCCGAGGGTGCTCGATCTCGCCTGCGGTACGGGAAGTATTACGGACCGGCTCCTCAAGCGGTTCCCCGAGGCCACCAGCACGGGCGTCGACCTCGACCCGGCGCTGCTCGCCATCGCCCGCGGCCACTTCGACGGCGACGAGCGCGTCACCTTCGTCACCGCCGACCTCAAGGACCCCGACTGGGCAGGGCAGTTGCCGTACGAGTCGTACGACGCGGTCCTCACCGCCACCGCGCTGCACTGGCTGCACACCGAACCGCTGACCGCGCTCTACCGGCGCATCGGCGGACTCGTCAGGGACGGCGGCGTGTTCATGAACGCCGACCACGTGATCGACACCGAGACGCCCCGTATCAACGCGGCCGAGCGCGCCCACCGGCACGCGGCCATGGACCGTGCCAGGGCCGCGGGCGCTCTCGACTGGACGGACTGGTGGGCCCTCGCCGCGAAGGCCCCGGTCCTCGCCGGGCCGACCGCCGAGCGGTACACGATCTACGGCGAGCACGCGGACGGCGACATGCCGTCCGTGCGGTGGCACGTCGACACCCTGCGCGAGGCGGGGTTCGGCGAGGCGCGCGCCGTCTGGGCGTCGCCGTCGGACACCCTGGTGCTCGCCGTGAAGTAG
- a CDS encoding CGNR zinc finger domain-containing protein, with translation MELAYYSDYAVRLVNTEEPTRNKDSLTSVEAVRELFGLNQQAARRATDADVTRFRSVRARLRAVFEAADGGDETLAVDLLNSLLLEFPVSPQISGHDFRDEDGKPDWHMHLADHPSNATAGYAAIAAMGLAFHLTSYGVDRLGLCEAAPCRNAYLDTSTNRSRRYCSDRCATRANVAAYRARKRLETERAAVTGRSAETAQVTTPHTDR, from the coding sequence GTGGAACTTGCCTATTACTCGGACTACGCCGTGCGTCTGGTCAACACCGAGGAGCCGACCCGCAACAAGGACTCCCTCACCTCCGTCGAGGCGGTACGTGAGCTGTTCGGCCTCAACCAACAGGCGGCCCGGCGGGCGACCGACGCGGACGTGACCCGCTTCCGGTCCGTACGGGCACGGCTGCGCGCGGTCTTCGAAGCGGCCGACGGCGGTGACGAGACGCTCGCCGTCGACCTGCTCAACTCGCTGCTGCTGGAGTTCCCGGTCAGCCCGCAGATCTCCGGGCACGACTTCCGCGACGAGGACGGCAAGCCGGACTGGCACATGCACCTGGCCGACCACCCGTCGAACGCGACGGCCGGGTACGCCGCCATCGCGGCGATGGGCCTCGCCTTCCACCTCACCTCGTACGGGGTGGACCGGCTCGGCCTGTGCGAGGCGGCGCCGTGCCGTAACGCCTATCTCGACACCTCGACCAATCGCTCCCGCCGCTACTGCTCGGACCGATGCGCGACCCGCGCCAACGTGGCCGCCTACCGGGCCCGCAAGCGCCTGGAGACGGAACGCGCCGCCGTCACCGGCCGCAGCGCGGAGACCGCCCAGGTCACCACACCCCACACCGACCGCTGA
- a CDS encoding amino acid ABC transporter ATP-binding protein, giving the protein MTAMVKAEGVHKSFGAAHILKGIDLEVAPREVFCLIGPSGSGKSTFLRCINHLEQINAGRLYVDGELVGYRQKGDKLYELKDSEVALKRQDIGMVFQRFNLFPHMTAIENVMEAPVQVKREPKAVARARAERLLDRVGLADKAKNYPSQLSGGQQQRVAIARALAMEPKLMLFDEPTSALDPELVGDVLDVMRGLAEDGMTMVVVTHEMGFAREVGDALVFMDDGVVVESGHPRDVLTNPQHDRTKSFLSKVL; this is encoded by the coding sequence ATGACCGCCATGGTGAAGGCCGAGGGCGTCCACAAGTCCTTCGGCGCCGCGCACATCCTCAAGGGCATCGACCTGGAGGTCGCTCCGCGCGAGGTCTTCTGTCTGATCGGCCCGTCCGGCTCCGGCAAGTCGACCTTCCTGCGGTGCATCAACCACCTGGAGCAGATCAACGCCGGCCGGCTGTACGTCGACGGCGAGCTGGTGGGTTACCGCCAGAAGGGCGACAAGCTCTACGAGCTCAAGGACAGCGAAGTCGCCCTGAAGCGCCAGGACATCGGCATGGTCTTCCAGCGTTTCAACCTCTTCCCCCACATGACGGCGATCGAGAACGTCATGGAGGCCCCGGTCCAGGTCAAGCGCGAGCCGAAAGCCGTGGCGAGGGCCCGGGCCGAACGGCTGCTGGACCGGGTGGGACTGGCCGACAAGGCGAAGAACTACCCCTCCCAGCTCTCCGGCGGCCAGCAGCAGCGGGTGGCCATCGCCCGCGCCCTGGCCATGGAGCCGAAGCTGATGCTCTTCGACGAGCCGACGTCGGCGCTCGACCCGGAGCTGGTGGGCGACGTACTGGACGTCATGCGCGGTCTCGCGGAGGACGGCATGACGATGGTCGTCGTGACCCATGAGATGGGCTTCGCCCGTGAGGTCGGCGATGCGCTGGTCTTCATGGACGACGGTGTGGTGGTCGAGTCGGGCCACCCGCGCGACGTACTGACGAACCCGCAGCACGACCGGACGAAGTCGTTCCTGTCGAAGGTGCTGTAA
- the sodX gene encoding nickel-type superoxide dismutase maturation protease encodes MREVPEVPELTQEQRGRELAGRVRFQVVEVTGPSMVPTLHHGDWLLVQYGATVRPGDVVILRHPFQQDLLVVKRAAERRRGGWWVLADNIFAGGDSTDYGTVPEELVLARVRARYRPLKKDQRSVWGVVTWAVSALRPVTAARSVSRRLRAR; translated from the coding sequence ATGCGGGAGGTGCCGGAGGTGCCTGAGCTGACGCAGGAGCAGCGGGGGCGAGAGCTGGCCGGGCGCGTGCGGTTCCAGGTGGTGGAGGTGACGGGGCCGTCGATGGTGCCCACGCTCCATCACGGGGACTGGCTGCTCGTGCAGTACGGGGCGACGGTGCGCCCCGGGGACGTGGTGATTCTGCGCCATCCGTTCCAGCAGGATCTGCTGGTCGTCAAGCGGGCCGCCGAACGCCGCCGGGGCGGCTGGTGGGTGCTGGCCGACAACATCTTCGCCGGCGGCGACAGTACGGATTACGGGACGGTGCCGGAGGAGCTCGTACTGGCCAGGGTCCGGGCACGCTACCGGCCGCTGAAGAAGGATCAGCGGTCGGTGTGGGGTGTGGTGACCTGGGCGGTCTCCGCGCTGCGGCCGGTGACGGCGGCGCGTTCCGTCTCCAGGCGCTTGCGGGCCCGGTAG
- a CDS encoding amino acid ABC transporter permease — protein MTDIEKTGTADRPPIPPTPSTGPEAIKAIPVRHYGRYVSAVVAIAALVAIIYAFSQGRINWGAVPDYFFDDRIIKGVGQTLLLTALSMVIGIVGGVLLAVMRLSKNPVTSSIAWFYIWFFRGTPVLVQLFVWFNLGLVFTTINLGPIYKDYWSSFMTPLLTALLGLGLNEAAYMAEICRAGLLSVDEGQTEASHALGMSHGKTLRRVVIPQAMRVIVPPTGNEVINMLKTTSLVAAVQFYELFKYAQDIGQSSGAPVEMYFLAAAWYLIMTSVLSIGQFYLERYYARGSSRSLPPTPLQKVKANLLTLGRPKGGMA, from the coding sequence GTGACTGACATAGAGAAGACGGGTACGGCCGACCGGCCGCCCATCCCCCCCACGCCGTCGACCGGTCCGGAGGCGATCAAGGCCATTCCGGTCCGGCACTACGGCCGGTACGTCTCGGCCGTCGTCGCCATCGCCGCACTCGTCGCGATCATCTACGCGTTCAGCCAGGGCAGGATCAACTGGGGTGCGGTCCCCGATTACTTCTTCGACGACCGCATCATCAAGGGCGTCGGCCAGACCCTGCTGCTGACCGCCCTGTCGATGGTGATCGGCATCGTCGGCGGCGTCCTGCTGGCCGTCATGCGGCTGTCGAAGAACCCGGTGACCTCGTCGATCGCCTGGTTCTACATCTGGTTCTTCCGCGGCACCCCGGTCCTGGTCCAGCTGTTCGTCTGGTTCAACCTGGGGCTGGTCTTCACCACCATCAACCTCGGACCGATCTACAAGGACTACTGGTCGAGCTTCATGACGCCGCTGCTGACGGCGCTGCTCGGCCTGGGCCTCAACGAGGCCGCCTACATGGCGGAGATCTGCCGTGCGGGGCTGCTCTCGGTCGACGAGGGCCAGACGGAGGCGTCGCACGCCCTGGGCATGAGCCACGGCAAGACGCTGCGGCGCGTGGTGATCCCGCAGGCGATGCGGGTGATCGTGCCGCCGACGGGCAACGAAGTCATCAACATGCTCAAGACGACGTCGCTGGTGGCGGCCGTGCAGTTCTACGAACTGTTCAAGTACGCCCAGGACATCGGGCAATCGTCCGGAGCCCCGGTCGAGATGTACTTCCTGGCCGCGGCCTGGTACTTGATCATGACCTCGGTGCTGAGCATCGGCCAGTTCTACCTGGAGCGGTACTACGCACGCGGGTCGAGCCGCAGTCTGCCGCCCACTCCGCTGCAGAAGGTCAAGGCCAATCTGCTTACCCTGGGCCGCCCGAAGGGAGGCATGGCATGA
- a CDS encoding helix-turn-helix domain-containing protein translates to MTEATDLAARAGDRDPRVGLRAVAALRRLLEQLEAVQVASARANGWSWQEIAAELGVSRQAVHKKHGRH, encoded by the coding sequence ATGACCGAAGCAACGGATCTCGCCGCGCGCGCCGGGGACCGCGACCCCCGGGTGGGGCTGCGGGCGGTCGCCGCGCTGCGGCGGCTGCTGGAGCAACTCGAAGCCGTACAGGTCGCAAGCGCCCGCGCGAACGGCTGGTCGTGGCAGGAGATCGCCGCCGAACTGGGCGTCAGCCGACAGGCCGTGCACAAGAAGCATGGGAGGCATTGA
- a CDS encoding NAD(P)-dependent malic enzyme, protein MAAEIVNPRSDSTTDSTTEGTTEAPFDPAFALHRGGKMAVQATVPVRDKDDLSLAYTPGVAKVCSAIAENPELVHDYTWKSQVVAVVTDGTAVLGLGDIGPEASLPVMEGKAILFKQFGGVDAVPIALATTDADEIVETVVRLAPSFGGVNLEDISAPRCFEIERKLQERLDIPVFHDDQHGTAVVTLAALRNAAKLSGRSLGDLRAVISGAGAAGVAIAKFLLEAGLGDVAVADRKGIVSRDRKDLTDVKRELAELTNRAGISGSLESALAGADVFIGVSGGTVPEAAVASMAPGAFVFAMANPNPEIHPDVAHKYAAVVATGRSDYPNQINNVLAFPGIFAGALQVRASRITEGMKIAAANALADVVGDELAADYVIPSPFDERVAPAVTAAVAAAARAEGVARR, encoded by the coding sequence ATGGCAGCGGAGATCGTCAATCCTCGCAGCGACAGCACCACTGACAGCACGACAGAAGGCACCACCGAAGCGCCGTTCGACCCGGCCTTCGCGCTCCACCGCGGCGGCAAGATGGCTGTGCAAGCCACCGTGCCCGTCCGTGACAAGGATGACCTGTCCCTCGCGTACACGCCCGGCGTCGCCAAGGTGTGCAGCGCCATCGCCGAGAATCCCGAGCTGGTCCACGACTACACCTGGAAGTCGCAGGTCGTCGCAGTCGTGACGGACGGCACCGCGGTGCTCGGCCTCGGTGACATCGGCCCCGAGGCGTCCCTCCCGGTGATGGAGGGCAAGGCGATCCTGTTCAAGCAGTTCGGCGGCGTCGACGCGGTGCCGATCGCGCTCGCGACCACCGACGCGGACGAGATCGTGGAGACGGTCGTCCGGCTCGCGCCGTCCTTCGGCGGTGTGAACCTGGAGGACATCTCGGCGCCGCGCTGCTTCGAGATCGAGCGCAAGCTCCAGGAACGGCTCGACATCCCGGTCTTCCACGACGACCAGCACGGCACCGCCGTCGTGACGCTCGCGGCCCTGCGTAACGCCGCGAAGCTGTCCGGCCGGAGCCTCGGCGACCTGCGCGCCGTGATCTCCGGCGCCGGTGCGGCCGGGGTCGCCATCGCCAAGTTCCTGCTGGAGGCGGGGCTCGGCGATGTCGCCGTGGCCGACCGCAAGGGCATCGTCAGCCGGGACCGCAAGGACCTGACGGACGTCAAGCGCGAGCTGGCCGAACTCACCAACCGAGCCGGGATCTCCGGTTCGCTGGAGAGCGCGCTGGCCGGTGCCGACGTCTTCATCGGCGTCTCCGGCGGTACGGTGCCCGAGGCGGCCGTCGCGTCGATGGCGCCCGGCGCGTTCGTCTTCGCCATGGCCAACCCGAACCCCGAGATCCACCCCGACGTCGCGCACAAGTACGCGGCCGTCGTGGCGACCGGGCGGTCGGACTACCCGAACCAGATCAACAACGTGCTGGCCTTCCCCGGCATCTTCGCGGGCGCCCTTCAGGTCCGGGCCTCCCGGATCACCGAGGGCATGAAGATCGCCGCGGCGAACGCGCTGGCGGATGTCGTGGGCGACGAACTCGCGGCGGACTACGTGATTCCGTCGCCGTTCGACGAGCGGGTCGCTCCTGCGGTGACGGCCGCTGTGGCCGCGGCGGCGCGGGCGGAGGGCGTGGCCCGGCGCTGA
- a CDS encoding zinc-binding dehydrogenase has product MFAAYASRIDRDQPLNGLELGERPAPEARPGWTTISVRAASLNHHDLWSLRGVGLAEDKLPMILGCDAAGIDEDGNEVVLHSVIGQTGHGVGPKEPRSILTERYQGTFAEQVAVPSWNVLPKPKELTFEQAACLPTAWLTAYRMLFTNAGVRPGDSVLVQGAGGGVATAAIVLGRAAGLRIFATSRDEAKRKRAVELGAIEAYEPGARLPQRVDAVIETVGAATWSHSVKSLRPGGTLVISGATSGDRPSHAELTRIFFLELKVVGSTMGSKDELEDLLAFCATTGVRPVIDEVLPLDRAREGFERLDAGDQFGKIVLTCS; this is encoded by the coding sequence ATGTTCGCCGCCTACGCATCCCGCATCGACCGCGACCAGCCCCTGAACGGCCTTGAGCTGGGTGAGCGCCCCGCCCCCGAGGCGCGCCCCGGCTGGACCACCATCAGCGTCCGGGCCGCCTCACTCAACCACCACGACCTCTGGTCCCTGCGCGGCGTCGGCCTCGCCGAGGACAAACTGCCGATGATTCTCGGCTGCGACGCCGCCGGGATCGACGAGGACGGCAACGAGGTCGTCCTGCACTCCGTCATCGGGCAGACCGGGCACGGCGTCGGCCCGAAGGAACCCCGGTCCATCCTCACCGAGCGCTACCAGGGCACCTTCGCCGAGCAGGTCGCCGTCCCCAGCTGGAACGTGCTGCCCAAGCCGAAGGAACTCACCTTCGAGCAGGCCGCCTGCCTGCCGACCGCCTGGCTCACCGCGTACCGGATGCTCTTCACCAACGCCGGCGTGCGCCCGGGCGATTCGGTCCTCGTCCAGGGCGCGGGCGGCGGCGTCGCCACCGCCGCGATCGTGCTCGGCCGGGCGGCCGGGCTGCGGATCTTCGCCACCAGCCGCGACGAGGCCAAGCGCAAGCGAGCCGTCGAACTCGGTGCGATCGAGGCGTACGAGCCGGGCGCGCGGCTCCCGCAGCGCGTCGACGCGGTCATCGAAACGGTCGGCGCCGCCACCTGGTCCCACTCGGTGAAGTCGCTGCGCCCCGGCGGCACGCTCGTCATCTCCGGCGCGACCAGCGGCGACCGGCCCTCGCACGCCGAGCTGACCCGGATCTTCTTCCTGGAGCTGAAGGTCGTCGGCTCGACCATGGGCTCCAAGGACGAGCTGGAGGACCTGCTGGCGTTCTGCGCGACGACCGGCGTACGGCCCGTCATCGACGAGGTGCTGCCCCTGGACCGGGCCCGCGAGGGATTCGAACGGCTGGACGCGGGCGACCAGTTCGGAAAGATTGTGCTCACCTGCTCTTGA